A portion of the Pseudomonas koreensis genome contains these proteins:
- a CDS encoding FUSC family protein — MNGFFTGMPPARDWFYGVRTFAASMIALYIALLMQMPRPYWAMATVYIVSSPFLGPTSSKALYRAAGTFLGAAAAVLFVPMFVQSPYVLVVVIALWTGILLFMSLHLRTANSYALMLAGYTLPLIALPVVDNPLAVWDVAEARTEEIFLGIAVAAVVGAMFWPRRLAPVFNDAVSKWFADATSYSLKFLSRDVQPEEVTALRMAMVANFNSLELMIGQLPHEGARPQTVRNTKELRGRMIHLLPVIDALEDSLYALERRTPELVEKFQPLLAATREWLSHADANLDRWQALRDQLDALQPSAEALEERKQLLFSNAIYRLGEFIDLWQDCRSLQDAILCERQDSWRAVYRHWRLGRLTPFIDRGLMLYSVASTILAIIVASVLWILLGWPDGGSAVILAAVACSFFASMDDPAPQIYRFFFWTGMSVLFASLYLFLILPNLHDFPMLVLAFAVPFICIGTLTVQPRFYLGMLLTLVNTSSFISIQGAYDADFFAFANSNLAGPLGLLFAFIWTLVARPFGAELAAKRLTRFSWKDIVSMTEPASLAEHRQLGVQLLDRLMQHLPRLALTGQDTGIAMREVRVGLNMLDLLAYTPRVTGVPNVLLRQVVAEVGEYFRACLKADERLPAPSGLLMTLDRTRRALNGQGDDETRLHLLHALSGLRLALLPGVEFVSSAEPEEPLPDGAPL, encoded by the coding sequence TTGAACGGTTTTTTCACCGGCATGCCGCCGGCCCGTGACTGGTTTTACGGGGTCCGTACCTTTGCAGCGTCGATGATTGCGCTGTACATCGCCTTGCTCATGCAAATGCCGCGTCCGTATTGGGCGATGGCCACGGTGTATATCGTCTCCAGCCCGTTTCTCGGCCCGACCAGTTCCAAAGCGCTGTACCGCGCGGCCGGTACATTTCTCGGCGCGGCGGCGGCGGTGCTGTTCGTGCCGATGTTCGTGCAGAGCCCCTATGTGCTCGTGGTGGTGATCGCGTTGTGGACCGGCATTCTGCTGTTCATGTCCCTGCATCTGCGCACGGCCAACAGCTATGCACTGATGCTGGCCGGCTACACCTTGCCGCTGATTGCCCTGCCGGTGGTGGATAATCCGCTGGCGGTGTGGGATGTGGCCGAGGCGCGTACCGAGGAGATTTTCCTTGGCATCGCTGTTGCTGCGGTGGTCGGTGCGATGTTCTGGCCGCGACGGCTGGCGCCGGTGTTCAACGATGCGGTGAGCAAGTGGTTCGCCGATGCAACGAGCTACAGCCTGAAGTTTCTCAGCCGCGATGTGCAGCCGGAAGAAGTTACCGCGCTGCGCATGGCCATGGTCGCCAATTTCAACAGCCTCGAGTTGATGATCGGCCAGTTGCCCCACGAAGGCGCGCGGCCACAAACCGTGCGTAATACCAAGGAACTGCGCGGGCGCATGATCCACCTGTTGCCGGTGATCGATGCCCTTGAGGATTCGCTGTACGCCCTCGAACGGCGCACCCCGGAACTGGTGGAGAAATTCCAGCCGTTGCTCGCAGCCACCCGTGAATGGCTGAGCCATGCGGATGCCAATCTTGACCGCTGGCAAGCACTGCGCGATCAACTCGACGCGTTGCAACCAAGTGCCGAAGCGCTGGAGGAGCGTAAACAGTTGCTGTTCTCCAACGCGATCTACCGCCTCGGTGAATTCATCGATCTGTGGCAGGACTGCCGCAGCCTGCAGGATGCGATTCTCTGCGAGCGTCAGGACAGCTGGCGCGCGGTGTACCGGCATTGGCGCCTCGGCCGGTTGACGCCGTTCATCGATCGCGGGCTGATGTTGTATTCGGTGGCCTCGACCATCCTGGCGATCATCGTTGCTTCGGTGCTGTGGATCCTGCTCGGCTGGCCGGATGGCGGCAGTGCGGTGATTCTGGCGGCGGTTGCGTGCAGCTTCTTTGCCTCGATGGACGACCCGGCGCCGCAGATTTACCGGTTCTTCTTCTGGACCGGGATGTCGGTGCTGTTCGCCAGTCTTTACCTGTTTCTGATTCTGCCCAACCTGCACGATTTCCCGATGCTGGTGCTGGCGTTTGCCGTGCCGTTCATTTGCATCGGCACGCTGACGGTGCAGCCGCGTTTCTATCTGGGCATGCTGCTGACGCTGGTCAACACCTCGTCGTTCATCAGTATTCAGGGTGCCTACGACGCGGACTTTTTCGCCTTCGCCAACTCCAATCTGGCTGGACCGCTGGGGCTGTTGTTCGCGTTTATCTGGACGCTGGTAGCGCGACCGTTCGGTGCCGAGCTGGCTGCCAAGCGCCTGACCCGGTTCAGCTGGAAAGACATCGTCAGCATGACCGAACCGGCCAGCCTCGCCGAGCATCGGCAACTGGGCGTGCAGTTGCTCGATCGGCTGATGCAGCACCTGCCGCGCCTGGCCCTGACCGGCCAGGACACCGGCATTGCCATGCGCGAAGTGCGCGTCGGTCTGAATATGCTCGATTTGCTCGCCTACACCCCGCGCGTCACTGGCGTGCCAAACGTCTTGTTGCGACAAGTGGTGGCCGAGGTTGGCGAGTATTTCCGCGCCTGCCTCAAAGCCGACGAACGCCTGCCGGCGCCGAGCGGTCTGCTGATGACTCTGGATCGCACCCGCCGTGCGCTGAACGGCCAAGGCGACGATGAAACCCGTCTGCATCTGTTGCACGCCTTGAGCGGTTTGCGTCTGGCCTTGCTGCCCGGCGTCGAATTCGTCTCCAGCGCCGAGCCCGAAGAACCGCTGCCCGATGGAGCGCCCCTATGA
- a CDS encoding type II toxin-antitoxin system prevent-host-death family antitoxin: MQRVFADMAVSISELKKNPSAVLKGANAGAVAILNHNRVMGYMVSADVYEALVERLDDLELMQIARSRDHETPMPVNLHDL; this comes from the coding sequence GTGCAAAGAGTTTTCGCCGATATGGCTGTCAGTATTTCCGAACTGAAGAAAAATCCTTCTGCCGTTCTTAAAGGCGCAAACGCCGGTGCTGTGGCAATACTCAATCACAACCGGGTCATGGGCTATATGGTGTCTGCCGACGTTTACGAAGCGTTGGTCGAGCGGCTTGATGATCTTGAGCTTATGCAGATTGCGCGTTCTCGAGATCACGAAACACCCATGCCGGTAAATCTGCATGACTTATAA
- a CDS encoding MarR family winged helix-turn-helix transcriptional regulator — protein sequence MNISSAMVVAARHWRKICQTTLVNYGISEACAVPLLMIGRLGEGVRQVQVAQAAGMESPSLVRLLDQLCHAGYVCRTEDAQDRRAKCLSLTDTGRELVQAVEAELVRLRHEVLEGIERSDLEATLRVLRAFEAASSPVVVNS from the coding sequence ATGAACATCAGCAGCGCCATGGTGGTGGCCGCCCGGCATTGGCGGAAGATCTGCCAGACCACGCTGGTCAACTATGGAATTTCCGAAGCCTGCGCCGTGCCCTTGTTGATGATCGGGCGTTTGGGCGAGGGCGTGCGCCAGGTGCAAGTCGCCCAGGCTGCGGGGATGGAGAGTCCGTCGCTGGTGCGCTTGCTCGATCAGCTGTGCCATGCCGGTTACGTCTGCCGCACCGAAGATGCCCAGGATCGCCGCGCCAAGTGTCTGAGCCTGACCGATACCGGTCGCGAGCTGGTGCAGGCGGTGGAGGCTGAGCTGGTGCGCTTGCGGCATGAGGTGCTGGAAGGCATCGAGCGCAGTGATCTGGAAGCTACGCTTCGGGTACTCAGGGCTTTTGAGGCGGCGAGTTCGCCTGTGGTGGTCAATTCTTGA
- a CDS encoding DUF1656 domain-containing protein — MIGDLDISGIFLPTLLVLMGITYVLFLLVHGVLQRLHFYRLVWHRALFNVALYAVLLYGVDSLSRYLMT; from the coding sequence ATGATCGGTGATCTGGATATCAGCGGCATCTTCCTGCCGACCCTGCTGGTGCTGATGGGCATCACTTACGTGCTGTTTTTGTTGGTGCATGGCGTGCTGCAACGCCTGCACTTTTACCGTCTGGTCTGGCACCGGGCATTGTTCAACGTGGCGCTCTATGCCGTGCTGCTGTACGGCGTGGACTCACTCAGTCGATACCTGATGACATGA
- a CDS encoding Fic family protein, whose protein sequence is MPTVGYANLRDALKLKAFAPKRVAMIKPVTRITLIGDCLAVPAAVAPAQGSTLEHILFALKHEGINLCILAQALESVEASDLLSELGRSPNGVYIRKACFLWETFTGKQLDYSVPVRGSVVALFDPKRYVTGPAVRNSRWRVDFNGLGSLHYCATVERTVKLQELIDLDIIGRAQVFMTTLPPEMMDRAINWAYLHETRDSFAIEKEEPSEEKSRRFVRLLRQAHERTELSEDYMVELQNSTVSNPFDKAVLFRHQQNHLHNGLRGAAGVSYVPPAPQLCRELMEDLMAFANHSAKQVDPLIAAAVVAFGFVFLHPFMDGNGRLSRFLIHQTLCQSGALHNGLLLPVSVAMKHEESSYLEALKEFSKPAREFWNVTWLDSDEMTFDFVGHDAIYRFWDATQCAEFTLQMALRALEVELREETAFLEKYDFVIKAVNDRFDVRGSDLSKLVMMCLDNADKVSKHRRKQFQYSVPEEVFDYIEEMSSGYGG, encoded by the coding sequence ATGCCAACTGTCGGATATGCCAACCTGCGGGACGCTTTAAAGCTCAAGGCGTTTGCTCCCAAGCGCGTTGCGATGATCAAACCGGTCACCCGAATTACCTTGATCGGTGATTGTCTTGCTGTTCCAGCCGCCGTCGCGCCTGCACAGGGATCAACGCTCGAGCACATTCTGTTTGCGCTAAAACATGAAGGAATAAACCTGTGCATTCTTGCCCAGGCCTTGGAATCTGTTGAAGCGAGCGATCTGTTAAGTGAGCTTGGCAGATCCCCGAACGGGGTATACATCCGTAAAGCCTGTTTTCTATGGGAAACCTTCACTGGCAAACAGTTGGATTACTCCGTTCCGGTTCGAGGTAGCGTCGTCGCCTTGTTCGACCCCAAACGCTACGTGACCGGACCAGCTGTTCGGAATAGTCGCTGGCGAGTCGATTTCAATGGTTTGGGGTCATTGCATTACTGCGCCACCGTTGAGCGAACGGTGAAGCTACAGGAGCTGATCGATCTGGACATCATTGGACGAGCCCAGGTTTTCATGACGACGTTGCCGCCGGAGATGATGGATCGGGCAATCAATTGGGCCTACCTGCATGAGACTCGCGATTCCTTCGCTATAGAAAAAGAAGAGCCCAGCGAAGAAAAGTCGCGGCGCTTTGTTCGACTTCTGCGTCAAGCTCACGAGCGTACAGAGCTGAGCGAGGACTATATGGTCGAGTTGCAAAACAGCACGGTCTCGAATCCCTTCGATAAGGCAGTGCTCTTCCGTCATCAACAGAATCATTTGCACAATGGCTTGAGAGGCGCCGCCGGAGTCAGTTATGTGCCGCCAGCTCCGCAATTGTGTCGTGAGTTGATGGAGGATTTGATGGCTTTCGCCAATCACTCGGCGAAGCAGGTGGATCCGCTCATAGCAGCTGCGGTTGTGGCGTTTGGATTTGTTTTTCTTCACCCGTTCATGGATGGCAACGGTCGGCTCTCACGCTTTCTGATTCACCAGACTCTTTGCCAGTCCGGTGCTCTGCATAACGGTTTGTTGTTACCCGTCTCCGTGGCGATGAAGCATGAGGAATCCAGCTATCTGGAAGCGCTGAAGGAGTTCTCCAAACCAGCTAGAGAGTTCTGGAATGTCACTTGGCTGGATTCCGATGAGATGACGTTCGATTTCGTCGGTCACGACGCTATCTACCGATTCTGGGATGCTACTCAATGCGCAGAATTTACTTTGCAGATGGCCTTGCGGGCACTGGAAGTGGAGCTACGCGAGGAGACCGCGTTTCTTGAAAAATACGATTTCGTCATCAAAGCGGTGAATGACCGTTTCGATGTTCGGGGAAGCGATCTTTCGAAGTTGGTAATGATGTGCCTGGACAACGCTGACAAGGTTTCAAAGCATCGCCGCAAGCAATTTCAGTACAGCGTGCCGGAGGAGGTGTTCGACTACATCGAGGAAATGTCCTCAGGCTATGGCGGCTGA